The region GCGTGGATTTCCTTTTGATATCGTCGGTTTCGACCTCGACGGAACGCTTCTCAACACCGAGGGTGACCTTGGCGCGGCGGTCAATCACGCCTTGGCGCTCGAAGGTCGCACTGCGATCCCCGCTAATGGTGTGCGCGAGCTTGTCGGGGGCGGTGCGAAGAAGATGCTGGGGCGCGCGCTGGAGGTCACCGGCGGTCCGGTCGATCCGGTGCGCTTCGAGGAACTGCATCAATCTCTCCTTGGATATTATGAGGATAACATCGCGGTCGAGACCTGCTTGTTCCCCGGGGGAGAGGCGATGCTCGACGATCTCGCCGCACGCGGTGTGCGTCTCGCGGTGGTGACCAACAAGCTTGAGCGTTTCGCAGTGACGATCCTCGACGCGCTCGGCCTTTCGCAGCGCTTCTTCACCGTGATCGGGGGAGATACGCTCGGGCCGGGGCGCGCCAAGCCTGCCCCCGATCTCATCCAGCTCATGCTCGAGCGCGCCGGGGTGGCGCAGGGCGAGCAGGCAAGCGCTGCCTATATCGGCGACACCACGTACGACACCCGCGCGGCGCAGGCGGCGGGGCTGCCCTGCGTGGTGGTCGGCTTCGGCTTCAACGACGGTGCGCCGCACGAGCTGGGCGGGACCGCGGTGATCGAGCATTTCGACGAACTCGTGCCCACGCTGGAGCGGATCGGGGCCTGATTTCCGCCATCTGCGGCCCTTGTCTCAGGGCACCTGTGCCTCGCGTGGCAGCACGGTGACCTCGAGCGCTGCATCGGGATCGAGATAGCGCAGCGCCTCGGCGCGCACGTCGAGCGCGGTGAGCTTTTCCAGCCTGCCCGCCGCCGCGAGGTAGCGCGCAATGCGACCTGGTTCGCTCTGCGCGCGATCGACCAGTGACATCCAGCCGCTGTTGGTCTTGAGCCCGTTCTGCAAGGCCTCGAGGATTGGCTGGCGCGCGCGGGCGAGGGTGTCGGCATCGACAGGTGCCGCGCGCAGGCTCTCCACCACCGAACGGATCGCACGGCGCGCCGCTGGCACGTCGGCGACGTCAAGCGAGGCGGTTACCGAGAACAGCCCGTAGTCCTTCCAGTGGCGCGAGAGCGAACTGGCGGCCGAGGGCGAATAGGCCTTGCCCAGCGCCTCGCGCAGTTCGTCGGTGAGTTCGACGCGCATGACCCGTTCGAGCAGTTCGAGCGCGAGTGCTTCGGTGGGATCGCTGTCGTCGCGGGTCGGCCAGGTCATGCGCAGGAGGGCCTGGTCGGCGGGGCCGTCGTGGCGCAGAACGCGCGGCGAACGGTCCTGCGTAAAGGTGCGGGCAGGTTGTCCGGAATGGTCGCGGAAGGCGGCCTCGCGTTCGGGCAGCGCGCCGAAGGTGCGCGCGACCTCGGCGATCACCTGATCCTCGTCGATGTCGCCGACGACCGCGATTTCGATTGCGCCGTGAGCAAGGCGATCGGCGATGTCCTCGCGCAGCTTCGCGAAGGTCAGTTCGCGGTAGGTCTGGACCGGCTGGAGGCTGAAGCGCGGATCGCCGTCCGAGAGGATGCGCCCGAGATCGGCCTGAAGCGCTGCGCCCGGCGTCGCGTGGAGCTTGGCGAAGGAGTTGTTCACCGCCTGCCTATACTGCACTTCGCCCTCGAGCCGGTAGCCGGGATCGGTGGCGAGCGCTGCAAGCAGTTCGAGCTGGAGTTCGAGGTCGCGCGGGGTGGTCTGCGCGCTGCTCTTGAAGCTCGCCGGATCGCTCTCGAAGGCGAAGCCGAGCGTGCGTCCGGCAAGGATCGTGTCGAGTGCATCGCGGCTGTGCTTGCCGAGCCCACCGAGCGGCAAGTAGCTGGCCATCTCGGTCGCCGCCGGATTTTCGGCGGTGTCGAGCATGTCGCCGCCGTCGATCGAGACCTGTACGCGGACCTTGTCCTTTTCCAGAGAAGTGCGGCGCAGGTTGAGCATGACGTTGTTGGCGAAGCGAACCTCCCGGATGCCGAGCTGTCGTTCGACGTGGTCGGAGACCACGCTGCCTGCCCGCCCGAAATCGGTATAGGCGAAGGCCTCGGTAGTGCGCGTATCGGCTTCGGGGAGCGGCGCGCGCATGGCATCGCGCCAGGCCTTGCGCAGTGCGTCCTTGCCGCCTTGAGGGGCATAGCGCCCCTCGAAACGCAGCAATGGGTCCTTGAGCGGCACCGCTTCCTCGCTCATCGCCTTGAGGACTGCTTCGGGCGTGATGTAGGGCGCGAAGGCCTTGAACCGGGCGAGGACCGTGTCCGGGGTCGAGGGGACCTGTCGCTCGGTGACGAGCGCGAGTGCCCCTGCGACGAGACCCGCATTGCTGCGCGTGTCGGCAGCGCCGGCTGCATCGACCAGCTGCGCGCGAATTGCCGCGACCTGTTCGGCGACTTCGGCCTCGGTAAAGCCGCGTTTCAGAGCCTTGCGGTATTCGCCCAATGCTGCGGCCAGACCCTCGCGCCACTTGCGATCGATCGAATCGACGATCAGCCGGGTCGCGCGCCCGGCCTCGAAGACGTCGCCCGTGCCGAAGCCTGCGCCGCGAAACGGCGGACTGGCGCTGCGCGAGAGGCTCTGCAGGCGACGGTTGACGATGGCGTAGCCGATCGTGCGCAGCAGCTTCTCCTGTCGGGTGGCAACGCTGTCGGGTTCGTCCAGATACTTGCCGCTACGCACCGCGGTGATCCGCTCGGACAGCGCCGGGTCGAGGTAGATTGCGGTACGTCCCTTGTCCTTGCGCGCGATCGGCCCCGCACCGGGCTGCGGTTCGGGCTGTTGTGGCGATGCCTGCCAGTCGTTGAAATGGCGGGTTATCGCCGCCTCGATTGCGGCAGCGTCGTAGTCGCCCACGACGATCAGCGTCACGTGCGCGGGCACGTATTCGCGCGCATAGAAGGCGCGCAAAGAGGCGGCGTCCGCCTTGTCCAGCGTCTCGGTCAACCCGATCGGAAAGCGGTGCGCGAAACGGGCCTCGGGATAGAGGAACTGCGTGGAGGCTACAGTATTGCGGTAGTCGAAGCTGTTGCGGTCGCGCATCTCTGAAAGGATCACCCCGCGTTCCCGCGTCACCGCCTCGGGGGCGATGGTCAGCTCGCTCGCGGTCTCGCGCATCAGCATCAGGGCGGTGTCGAGCAACTTGGGATCGTTGGTCGGCAGGTCGAGCTTGTAGACCGTGCGCTCGAACCCGGTCGAGGCATTGGTGTCAGCCCCGAAGGCCAGCCCGGCGCGCTCCAGCAGCGGGACCATCTGCCCCTCCGGCACACGGCGCGAGCCGTTGAAGGCCATGTGCTCGATGAAGTGCGCGTAGCCCTGTTCGGCTTCGGTCTCATCGAGCGAGCCGGTCGCGACGACCATGCGCACGATGGCGGTGCCGGCGGGCAGGGCATTGTGGCGCACGATGACGCGCACGCCGTTCGCCAGCGTCGAGAACCGGTAGTCGGGATCGACCGGGATGTCGCTCGTCTCGAAGGCCCAGCCGCTGGCACGCGCTGATGCAGCGCCGGTGGACTTGTCTTCGTTGGCGGGCGCGAGAGCGACAGCAGCGGGGGCGGCAGGGGCAGGGGCAGGGGCAGGGGCAGGGGCAGGGGCAGGGGGTGTTTCGTGCGCGGCCAGCGAAATCGGGGCCAGCGCGGCAAACAGGGCGAGCAGCAATCCTCTCATCACCAGATGAGTGCCCGAGCAGGGCAGGCTTGCCAAGAGGGCGTCGGGTGCGTGGTACGAAAGTTCTCCGGTCGTTCCGGGACTTGCAGGCAGCAAGGCGCGTATCCGGATGCACGAAGGGCGCCCTCCCGCCGGGAGGACGCCCTTCGTTTCGTCAGCCTTGCGTGCCGGGGCTTACTTGCCGCGCAGCTTGCGGTGCTGCGAGAGGTCGAAGACCTCGCTCGGGCCGTTGTCGTCCTGCAGCAGGCCGAGGCGGCGGGCGACTTCCTGGTAGGCCTCTTCCTCGCCGCCGAGGTCACGGCGGAAGCGGTCCTTGTCGAGCTTCTCGCCCGAGACCATGTCCCACAGGCGGCAGCCGTCGGGGCTGATCTCGTCGGCGAGGATCACGCGGCTGTAGTCGCCGTCCCAGATGCGGCCGAACTCGAGCTTGAAGTCGACGAGGCGGATGTTGATCGCGGCGAACATGCCCGCCATGAAGTCGTTCACGCGGATCGCCATGGCGGCGATGTCCTGCATCTCCTCGTTCGAGGCCCAGCCGAAGCACGCGATGTGCTCTTCGGCGACGAGCGGATCGCCCAGTGCGTCGTCCTTGTAGCAGTACTCGATCAGGGTGTGCGGCAGCATCTCGCCCTCGGGGATGCCGAGGCGCTTGGAGATGGAGCCGGCGGCCACGTTGCGCACCACGACCTCGATCGGGATGATCTCGACCTGGCGAACGAGCTGTTCGCGCATGTTGAGGCGGCGGATGAAGTGGTTGGGGACGCCGATGTGGTTGAGGCGCGTGAACACGTACTCGCTGATGCGGTTGTTGATCACGCCCTTGCCCTGGATCGTGCCCTTCTTCTGGGCATTGAACGCGGTGGCGTCATCCTTGAAGTACTGGATCAGGGTGCCCGGCTCCGGACCCTCGTAGAGGATCTTGGCCTTGCCTTCGTAGATCTGGCGGCGACGGGACATCGTGTGTGATCCTTGCACTGGTAAGCGTGTTCGAAATAGCAAACCCCGACGCCTTGCCGTCGCTTGCACGACTGCGCGGGCCGGGGCATTCGAGGCGAGCATATAGTGGATGCGGGGCCAAAATCAAACTGTCCCGGCAAAGGCCGCAAAAACTGGCGGGTCTCGGGGCGCAAAGGCTCAGGAAGCGGTGAATTCCTCGACGAGGTGACTGGCGGCAAGCGAGACCTCGTGCCAGGTCTGTGCGAAGCCTTCCGCTCCACCGAAGTAGGGATCGGCGACCGACCGACCTTGCATTCCCGGCACGTGGTCCAGCAGCAGATCAAGGCTCGCGTTGGCCTGCACGGGGCGGATCGCTTCGAGGTCCTCCAGGTTCTGCGTATCGAGTGCAAGGACATGATCGAAGCGGGTAAAGTCCGCCGCCGAGACCTGCCGGGCGCGATACTGGGAGATGTCTATGCCGTGGCGCTGCGCCTCGGCGCGCGCGCGCGGATCGGGCGCCTCGCCGATATGCCACGAACCGGTGCCGGCCGAGTCGACGGTGAGATGGACGCCCGCCGCTTCGGCTGCGTGACGAAGCGCCGCCTCGGCAAGGGGCGAGCGACAGATGTTTCCAAGGCAGACGAACAGGACGGAGCGCATTGGCGCATCGGGCAACCGTGACTGGAGAGAGGGCTTCGGCTCGGACATGCTCCCTGTTAGCGTCCGCTCGCGCCGACGTCACCCGCGCCGTTGCAGGCCCACCCGATCTGCACGCGCGGCTCTTGCGTCATCCAGCGCGCAGGAAATCCATGAAACGGCTGACCAGCGAGGGTTCGTCGAGCGGTTGGATCGGCCCGTGGATGCGCAGACGCTTGTTGGGATCGAGTGGCGCGCGGCTGGCGCCGTCGGGAGCGGGGGAAAGCGTCTTCCCGAGCGGGTGCGAGGAGCGCTGCAAGTCTGGGTTCTGGTGCAACATGGCCTGTCTTTCCGCCTTGACGAGATGGGGGGCTTGCCTGCGCCGGACCGGTTCGCCCTTGCAGGTCATCCACGATATTTCGCGAGTGCTTGCCTTCCGGCGCAGCGTACCCTCGGGCCTGGTCCGGCGAGTCCTTTGTGCTCGATCCTTCGAGACGAATGCCGCGCCGTTACGTCCTTTCTGGCGCAGGCCGCGTAACGCTTTTGTTACCGGCTACACTGCGGAAACGACGGAAGAGGACAGGCTGCGTGCGGTTGGCGTTCGAACAGGGCCTGCTGGTACGCGACAGTCTGTCAGCCGGTCTCTCAGTTCTCGCCCGAAACGGGTTGTACGCGCGTTGCACCGCTGTGCGCTTCCTGCGAAAGGCGCGTGATCATCGCCGAGACTTCGCTGCCCATGAAGGGCTTGGCGATCATCGGGCGCTGGGCATGGTTCTCGGGCAGATGCTCGCGGTCATAGCCACTGACGAAGGCAAAGGGCGTCGCGCGGGCGGCCAGTTCGTCGGCCACGGGCGTGATCCGCTCGCCGTTGAGGTTACCGTCGAGCAGCGCCACATCGGGGTTTTCGCGGGCAATCATCGACAGGGCCTGTTCGCATGAAGTCGCAGGGCCAAGGGGAAGCCCACCGGCATCCTCGATCTCCATAGCCAGTTCCATGGCCACCAGCGGTTCGTCCTCGACGATGAGCACCTTGAAGCCGGTGGTCGCGGCGTCGGGCCGGGCAGGCGCGGTGTCGCGAGTGCTTTCGCGAGCCGTGTCGTCTCCCTGCGCCGTCGCGGGGCCGGTCGCGGGAGCATCGCTGGCGACAGGCACGACCGGGAGAGGGTGCGCGCTATCCGGGGCGTCGTGCGGCGGCTCTCCTGCGCTGCCAGAGGTTTGCCTGGAGGTTTGTAGTGCAGGGGCGACCGGGATTGCAGCGCCCACGGCCAGTGCGGGCGCGTTCTGGCTGTGGGCCAAGCGGTCGTTATCGGCTTCGACCAGCGCAGCGGCGAGAGGCTCGCCAGAGAAACCGGGGGCTTGCATCGGCTCCCCGGGAGGAGAGACCCTGGCAAGGCCGGACATGTCCGGCATCCCGCCAGCGTCGCCCGCCGCCGGGGACCCCAGTGGCGCGGCGCCCGTTTCGTCGTTCTCGGCGCCGGTGCAAACCAGCGGCACTTCGAGCTGCCAGCTCACCCCTTCCAGAGCGAAGTCGGCGGTGATGTGGGCGCCGTCGGCAGCCATGCTTTCGCGGATCAGGGTCGAGCCGAAGCCGCGCTGTTCTGGGGCATGGACGGGCGGGCCGCCGCGTTCGGTCCAGGTCAGCACGAGCCAGTCCGCGCGCCGGTGCCAGCTCAGTCGCACGGTCCCGATCTCGTTCGACAGGGCGCCGTACTTGTGCGCGTTGGTGGCCAGTTCGTGAAGGATCAGCGAGAAGCGCAAGGCCAGTTCGGGTGGCAGGTTGACATCGCTGCCGTCGAGCACCAGCCGGTCTTCGCTGATTGCACCTATCGCGACCTGTTCGGCAACGAGACGGCGCAGGCTGGCGCTTTCCCATGTCGTCGCGCTGAGCAACGAATGCGCGCGAGAGAGCGCTTGGAGGCGACCGGTAAAGGCTTCCTGGAAATCCTTGGGCGAGCGTGCATGGCGCAGTCCCTGCGAGGCGATCGCCTGGACCGTGGCCAGCGTGTTCTTCACCCGGTGATTGAGTTCGCCGATCAGGAGGCGCTGGGTCTGCTCGGCGCGGCGCCGCTCGGTGACGTCGATCATCGAGAGCATGGTCCCCGCACTCTCCCGACCGTAGCCGGGCAGCGCGGTGCAGTACCATTCGCCCTCGCGCAGCATTCCGTCGGCGCGGCGGAAGCGGTGGTCCGTGACGAGACGCCCTTCCTCGCTGCCCAGCAGTTCGTGGATCGTGGCGATGAAGGGATCGCGATCCTCACTGGCGAGGAACGGCACGTCGGTGAGCTTGCGTCCGATCATGTCGTCCATCGAGAAGCCGATCGTACGCTCGGCGCCCTTGTACCAGCTTACGATGCGCAAGTCGGCATCGACCTCGATCGTGGCGAGCGGCGAATTGTCGCCATAGGCGCGCAGTCGGCCCAGCGCCATGCCGAGGGCGTCGCGCTGGTTCGCGATCTCGCGACGCTGGCGGGCGAGTTCGATGAAGACCGCGATCTTCGAATTGAGGATGGTGATGTCGAGCGGCTTGTGCAGGTAGTCGACCGCGCCCGTCTCGAAGCCGCGGAAGCGGCGCTGCTCGTCCTTGGCGATGGCGGTGAGGAAGATGATCGGCACGCCGCGGGTGCGCTCCGTTCCGCGCATCAGCTCGGCCAGTTCGAAGCCGTCCATCTCGGGCATCTGCACATCGAGCAGGGCGAGAGCGAAATCGTCGCGCAGCATCAGTTCGAGCGCTTCAAAGCCGGACTGGGCCGTGACCAATTCGACGCCGGGCTGGTCCAGCGCTGCCTCGAGCGCGACCAGGTTTTCCATCACGTCGTCGACGGCGAGGATTCTGAGCGGCTCATTCGGCAAGGGTGGCCTCCTGGACATTGAGGGAATTGCGGCGCCAGATTTTTGCATCGGGGGAGAACTCGGAGAACTGGTCGGCCTGGCTCGAGAAGTGGACGGTTTCGCGCGACCCCAGGCCGAGGAAGCCGCCGGGCGGCAGCGAGCGGGCGAACAGGCCGAAGGCCCGGTCCTGCAGGGCGCGGTCGAAGTAGATCAGCACGTTGCGGCTCGAGACAAGCTGAACCTCGGAGAAGACCGCGTCGCTGGCCAGGTTGTGATCGGCAAAGACCACGCGGCGGCGCAGGCTCGGATCGAAGCGCGCGACGCCGTAGCTGGCAGTGTAGTAATCCGAGAGCGATGCCTTGCCGCCTGCCTCGCGGTAGTTGCGCGAGAAGCCTGCGATCCGCTCGATCTCGAATATCCCCGCCTCGGCGCGGGCGAGTGCGGCGCGGTTGATGTCCGTGCAGTAGAACATCGTGCGCTCCTCGAGCCCTTCCTCGCGGAACAGGATCGCGAGCGAGTAGAACTCCTCGCCGTTGGCGCAGCCCGCCACCCATACCTTGATCGAGGGCCAGGTGCGCAAGTGCGGGATCACGTTCTCGCGGATCGAGCGGAAGTACTCCGGGTCGCGGAACATCTCGCTAACCTGGATCGTGAGAAAGCCGATCAGCTCGGGCAGGCACGAGGTGTCATGCAAGATGTGCTCGAGCAGCCCCGAAAGGCTGGACGATCCGAAATGCGCCTTGGCGCGCTCGAGGCGGCGTAGGAGCGAGGCGCGCGAGTAATCGCGGAAATCGTACTGGTAGCGCCGCCAGATCGCCTCGATCAGCAGGTCCAGCTCGATCTCTTCGAGTGTCTCGTCGGAGCGATGCAGCATCATCGCGGCATCCAGACCCTGACGAGGCTGAGCAGCTTGTCGATGTCGAGCGGCTTGGGCAGATAATCGTTCGCGCCCGCCTCGAGGCAGTCACGGTGATCGCGTTCCATCGCCTTTGCGGTCAGCGCGATGATCGGCAGGTTGGCCAGACCGTCCTGCTTGCGGATCTCGCGCATGCAGGTGAGCCCGTCCATCTCGGGCATCATCACGTCCATCAGGACGAGATCGATCGCGCGTCCGTCGCTGTCGGCGGCACGGGCCAGCTCATCGAGCGCCTCGAGACCGTTGCGTGCGATACGCACGTTGACCCCGTGCGGTTCGAGCACCGAAGTGAGCGCGTAGACGTTGCGGATGTCGTCCTCGACCACCAGCACCTGTCGCCCCTCCAGCGCGGCGTCGCGGCCGAGCGAGCGCACGATCAGCTGCTGCTTGTCGTCGGGCAGCTCGGAGACGACCTGGTGCAGGAACAGAGTGACCTCGTCGAGCAGGCGTTCGGGGCTCTTGGCGCCCTTGACGATGATCGACTTGGAATAGCGGCGCAGGCGCATTTCCTGCTCGGAGGAGAGGTCCGAGCCGGTATAGACGATGACCGGCGGGAAGCTGACCGTGTCGTCGCCCGAGAGACGCTCGAGCAGGTCGAGCCCGCTCATGTCGGGCAGGTTGAGGTCGAGCACCATGCAATCGAAGGTGCCCGAACCGAGGCTCTCGAGGCATTCCGCGGCAGAGTGCACCTCGACCGTCTCGACATCGCGCGAGGCGAGCAGCTGGTGGATCGCCTCGGCCTGGATGGCGTCGTCCTCGACCACCAGCACGCGGCGAAGGCGCTGGGCCATGCGTGCTTCGAGCCCTTCGAGCATGTCGACCAGCGTGTCGCGGCTGACCGGCTTGAACAGGTAACCCACTGCACCGCTTGCAAGGGCTGCGTGGTTGTCGTGGTCGGCCGAGACAATGTGCACCGGGATGTGGCGCGTGCGCGTGTCGCGCTTGATCCGGTCGAGCACCGAGAGCCCGGTGTGGTCGGGCAGGTGCATGTCGAGAATCACGGCCTGCGGCAGGTACTGGCGCGCGAGCAGCGCGCCTTCGTCGGCCGTGTCGGCGACGAGGCACTGGAAGCCGGTCTCGTGCGCGATGTCGGCGAGAATGCGCGCGAAGGCGGGGTCATCCTCGACGATCAGGATGACGCGCGAGTCTCCGGTGAGTACTTCACGGTCGTCGCTGATCGCGGTCCGGCGCGGCGCGGTGCTCTCGCCACCATTGTCGCTCGTGCGCGTTGCATCGCTCTCTCGCACCCGGCGCGGCGCGGCGCGCGAGCGGGAGAGGGCGCCGCTGCTGCGCTGCTCCCCGGTATCGGCAGGCTCGGCGAGGCGGACGGGAACGGTGAGGGTGAAAGCGCTTCCCTTGCCCGGCTCGCTCTCCAGAGTGATCTCGCCTCCGAGCAGCTGGGCAAGCTCGCGCGAAATCGACAGGCCAAGGCCGGTGCCACCATACTTGCGCGCGATGCCGCCATCGGCCTGGCGGAAGGCCTCGAAGATCGCCTCGCGCTGGTCTTCGGGAATACCGGTGCCGGTATCGCGTACGGTAAAGGCTATCTGGTCTTCGCTCGCCGGTGCGGTCTCGATCGCGACATGACCCGAAGCGGTGAACTTGAGGGCGTTCGACAGGAAGTTCTTGAGAACCTGTTCGAGCCTGAGCGGATCGGTGCGGATGACCTGCGGGGTGGTCTCGTCGCGCTGGATGAGCAGGTCGATGCCCTTTTCCGCCGCGGTCGGCGCGAACGTGTCGCGCAGCTTCGCGAGCAGGTCGCCGACCGGCATGTCGTGGGCGTCGAGCTCGAGGTGCCCGGCCTCGATTTTGGAAATGTCGAGCACATCGTTGATCAGCACGAGCAGGTCGTTGCCCGAGGTCTCGATGGTCTGGGCGAAGCGGACCTGGTCCTCGGTGAGGTTGCGCTCGCGATTGTCGGCGAGCAGCCGGGCCATGATCAGCAGCGAGTTGAGCGGGGTGCGCAGCTCGTGGCTCATGTTGGCGAGGAATTCCGACTTGTAGCGGCTCGCCTCTTCGAGCTCTTCGGCCTGCTTGCGCAGGCGCGCCTGAACGCGCGCCATCTCGTCGCGCTGGGCCTCGAGCGAGGTAGCCTGTTCCTCGAGCTGCGCGTTTGAGCGCTCCAGTTCGGCCTGCTGGTCCTCGAGCTGGGCCTGCGACTTCTGCAATAGGCGGGTCTGAGCCTCCAGCTCGTCGTTGGTGGCGCGCAGTTCCTCACCCTGGTTCTGCAGCTCCTCGGCCTGCTGCTGGGTCTCGGACAGCAGGCGTTCGAGGCGGGCGCGATACTTGGCCGCGCGCAGCGTCACGCCAAGGTTCGCGCCGATCTCCTCGAGGAATTCGCGGGCGTCCTCGGGACGCGCGCGCGGGTCCGAGAGGAAGCCCATCTCGATCACGGCATTGACTGCGCCATCCACCCGAGCAGCGGAGAAGACGAGGGTGTCGGGCGTTGCCCGCCCAAGCGCCGAGCCGAAAGTGAAATAGCCCGGGGGTACATCGGTGAGGATGCGGCTCTCGCCGTCGCCGAGCACTTCGCCGAGAAGACCATCGCCGCGGGCAATGGTGTCGGGCAGACCTGCTTCGGGCGGGACGCCGTAACTGGCGGCGCGGCGGAACGTGCCTTCTTCGTTGACGTAGATGACGGCAGCGGCTGCGCCGTAGCGCCGCGCGATGAAGCCCAGCGCGCGGTTACCCAGTTCGCCCAGTTCGAGATTGCCCGCGATCTCGCGCGACAGCTCGGTCTCGGCCTCGCGCATCAGTTGGTGTTCGCGATTGGCCTTGCGGAACGAGATGAAGGCCATGCCGATGCCCGAGAGCAGCAGGTTGGTGACGCAGGCGAGGGTGCGGTTGAGCAGGGCGACCGCATCGGCAATGCCATCGGGGGCGAGCACGTAGCCGAGCACGATCAGCACGGTTGCCGCCGCCGCTGTTGCCAGCGGCACGAGCCGGTTCGGCGCGAGATAGGCGATGACCGTCGGGATCAGGTAGGCGACCCAGGTCGCGGTCCCGAGTGGGAAGGTCGAGTCGGCCAGAAACGTCAGGCCAAGCAGGACAAAGAGCAGGATGTAGAGAAGGGGCTTCGATTCCAATGCGCGCGCGGTCGCCATCAATAACTCTCTCGGGGCAAGCCCTGTGCAACAGGGCGGTGCCGGATTGTCATTGCGCACGCCCCCTTAAATGGAGCTACGAACGTCGTAAGTTGCCATTGGTTCCGGAAAAATTTTCCCGTGTTCGTTTTCCGGGCGCAAGGGGGGGTGCGCGGCCTGGAGAATGGCAGTCTTGCGTTATTTCGTCAGGCCGAGCGCGCCACGATCGGCACGCGCGGCAGCCAGGTCGGTGCGCGCACCGGCGATGCGGGCCATAGCCTCGATCAGCTTGACCTGTGCATCGGTGGCGGTCTCCTCGCGCTGGTTGACGAGAAAGAAATCGCTTGAGCCCAGTTCGAAGCGGCGGCGCTCCGCCACGGCGAGACGGCGGGCGAGGTCGCGCTCGCGCGTGGAGGTATCGACCAGTCTACGCGCACCCTCGACCGCGATGCCGAGACCGGCGACCTCGGCGCGGATCTGGTCGCGCAGGTAGTCCTGCTTGATCGAGAGCTCGTCGATCTTGGCCTCGGCCTCGGCAAGCTTGCCGCGTGCGGCGCGATTCTGAAGCGGGACGGTGAAGCGAAAGCCCAGCTTGACCTCGAAGGGGGTACGGCTGGACCCGCCAAGACCTTCGGCGCCGATGTCCTTGCCAGCTTCGCCGAAGGCATCGAGGCGCGGGCGCAGGTCGTTCTCGGCAAGCGCCAGCCCGGTCGTGGCCTGGTCGATCTGTTCGAGCAGGATCTGCATGTCGGGCCGGTCCTCGATGGTGAAGTCGGCATCGAGCGCCATCGCTGAAAAGGCGCCGATGCTCTCGGGCAGACGCTCGGGGCCGACGATGCGAGGGGTGCCGTTGGCATCGCGATAGTAAAGCGAGAGGCCGTTGGCAGCAGCGCGGAAATCCTGTTCGGCCTGCACCACCAGCGCAGTACGCTTGACGAGGTTCTGCTCGTTCTCGACCAGCAGGATCTCGGGCCGTGCACCCAGTTGCACCTGCCGCGTTATCGCCCGGTTACGGGTTTCGGCCAGGGCGAGAAGCTCCTCGTAGGCGCGCAGCTTGAGCCCGGCGCTGACCCATTTCTGGTAGGCGGCAGCGGCGCGGGCCTGGACCCCGATCGCAGTGGCCTGCGCCTCGAAACGGGCGATGTCGATGTCGTTGGCCGCGAGCATGGTCTTGGAGCGGCGCGCGTCGATCAGGCGGTCGCGCAGCAGCGAATAGAGCGCGCCGACCTTAAGTTCGCCCAGCTTGTTGGTGTATTTCTCGTCCTCGTAGACCGGGAAGCTGCCGCGCGATGCACGGTACTTGCCATAGACGTAGCCGCCATTGGTGGAGAGCGGCTGCTTGGCTTCGCCATGGACTTCGCTGCCATCGTAATAGCCCTCGACACGGCTTGTGCCCTCGGCCGAGAACACCGTGTCGAATGCCCCCTGCGCCGAGAGCGCGCGGGCTTCGGCCTGCCGGGTGCGGGTGAGGGCGGCGATGATCTGCGGGGCGGTCGCCGCCGAGGCATCGAGCACCTCGTCGAGCGTGAGGACGCCCTCGCTCGGGCCGTAGTCGACCGGGCCGGCCGCAGCGGCGGGCATGGCAGGCGTGGCCGCGGCGCTCGTGCTTTCCTGTGCAGCAAGCGGGGCGGCGGCGAGCAGCATGGCCGGAAGGCCAGCGCCGAGCAGGGCGGTCAGCAGGACGGA is a window of Novosphingobium aureum DNA encoding:
- a CDS encoding M16 family metallopeptidase, whose product is MRGLLLALFAALAPISLAAHETPPAPAPAPAPAPAPAAPAAVALAPANEDKSTGAASARASGWAFETSDIPVDPDYRFSTLANGVRVIVRHNALPAGTAIVRMVVATGSLDETEAEQGYAHFIEHMAFNGSRRVPEGQMVPLLERAGLAFGADTNASTGFERTVYKLDLPTNDPKLLDTALMLMRETASELTIAPEAVTRERGVILSEMRDRNSFDYRNTVASTQFLYPEARFAHRFPIGLTETLDKADAASLRAFYAREYVPAHVTLIVVGDYDAAAIEAAITRHFNDWQASPQQPEPQPGAGPIARKDKGRTAIYLDPALSERITAVRSGKYLDEPDSVATRQEKLLRTIGYAIVNRRLQSLSRSASPPFRGAGFGTGDVFEAGRATRLIVDSIDRKWREGLAAALGEYRKALKRGFTEAEVAEQVAAIRAQLVDAAGAADTRSNAGLVAGALALVTERQVPSTPDTVLARFKAFAPYITPEAVLKAMSEEAVPLKDPLLRFEGRYAPQGGKDALRKAWRDAMRAPLPEADTRTTEAFAYTDFGRAGSVVSDHVERQLGIREVRFANNVMLNLRRTSLEKDKVRVQVSIDGGDMLDTAENPAATEMASYLPLGGLGKHSRDALDTILAGRTLGFAFESDPASFKSSAQTTPRDLELQLELLAALATDPGYRLEGEVQYRQAVNNSFAKLHATPGAALQADLGRILSDGDPRFSLQPVQTYRELTFAKLREDIADRLAHGAIEIAVVGDIDEDQVIAEVARTFGALPEREAAFRDHSGQPARTFTQDRSPRVLRHDGPADQALLRMTWPTRDDSDPTEALALELLERVMRVELTDELREALGKAYSPSAASSLSRHWKDYGLFSVTASLDVADVPAARRAIRSVVESLRAAPVDADTLARARQPILEALQNGLKTNSGWMSLVDRAQSEPGRIARYLAAAGRLEKLTALDVRAEALRYLDPDAALEVTVLPREAQVP
- a CDS encoding low molecular weight protein-tyrosine-phosphatase; this encodes MSEPKPSLQSRLPDAPMRSVLFVCLGNICRSPLAEAALRHAAEAAGVHLTVDSAGTGSWHIGEAPDPRARAEAQRHGIDISQYRARQVSAADFTRFDHVLALDTQNLEDLEAIRPVQANASLDLLLDHVPGMQGRSVADPYFGGAEGFAQTWHEVSLAASHLVEEFTAS
- the purC gene encoding phosphoribosylaminoimidazolesuccinocarboxamide synthase; the protein is MSRRRQIYEGKAKILYEGPEPGTLIQYFKDDATAFNAQKKGTIQGKGVINNRISEYVFTRLNHIGVPNHFIRRLNMREQLVRQVEIIPIEVVVRNVAAGSISKRLGIPEGEMLPHTLIEYCYKDDALGDPLVAEEHIACFGWASNEEMQDIAAMAIRVNDFMAGMFAAINIRLVDFKLEFGRIWDGDYSRVILADEISPDGCRLWDMVSGEKLDKDRFRRDLGGEEEAYQEVARRLGLLQDDNGPSEVFDLSQHRKLRGK
- a CDS encoding HAD-IA family hydrolase, with amino-acid sequence MRGFPFDIVGFDLDGTLLNTEGDLGAAVNHALALEGRTAIPANGVRELVGGGAKKMLGRALEVTGGPVDPVRFEELHQSLLGYYEDNIAVETCLFPGGEAMLDDLAARGVRLAVVTNKLERFAVTILDALGLSQRFFTVIGGDTLGPGRAKPAPDLIQLMLERAGVAQGEQASAAYIGDTTYDTRAAQAAGLPCVVVGFGFNDGAPHELGGTAVIEHFDELVPTLERIGA